The following proteins are encoded in a genomic region of Cydia fagiglandana chromosome 26, ilCydFagi1.1, whole genome shotgun sequence:
- the LOC134677671 gene encoding zinc finger protein 652-like: MTCICVICTLRRPPLTPLGTEHRRLLDAIVSPAITMADLRACEILVCADCQQKLQSVQQFQKMAVYGLSVLKSVLSKANNATEQDQKIKTLIQMEDGRKLLVNPISVVETVIKEPEMEEPSIHTQLHDSKDSQDMSIKSEPPATPEQPCLDVDLKLELQHEYETVFEPEIELKSEYVEFDSESEFDNASLSRSEQCDSEMKTEGVPGVQNIAVHTPIRSTLQTNHVYKSIENKVKPAILKQAHRATKEPKAAKVGIIARAYAAKQAKAALKASANAVKEVNVASEGANKIIEANVASDETHAETQGNIASEASDNADKEANEACTTENANAAVEKEKKRESKKAARVRCGICDKLLCHNRSLRQHFYLMHAEMNPVKCELCHKQFRNAGVLHYHHCPQKKGIPRPKPTQHCEECGVQFPSRAQYKAHLQTLKHTPRDLYKFECEVCKKRFRYKHWMRDHVDWIHRGLKKYSCERCDSSFGAFTSLRRHVARAHDRAAAPRDTHVCDLCGKTFKVKKSLEEHQLTHYGLRPFACGACPAAFSYRAALYTHTRLKHRGGKRKRQLLQERTEHQRENSGGEEGRDDEQTDEDETPQYLEFTFDD, encoded by the exons GCTGACCTTAGAGCTTGTGAAATCTTGGTGTGCGCGGATTGTCAGCAGAAGCTGCAGTCCGTACAGCAGTTCCAGAAGATGGCGGTGTACGGCCTCTCCGTACTCAAGTCTGTGCTATCTAAAGCGAACAATGCAACGGAACAGGATCAGAAAATAAAAACACTAATACAAATGGAAGATGGCCGGAAACTA CTTGTCAATCCAATATCTGTTGTGGAGACAGTTATAAAAGAACCGGAAATGGAAGAACCATCCATACAC actCAATTACATGATTCAAAGGACTCACAGGACATGTCTATTAAGTCGGAGCCCCCGGCGACACCGGAGCAGCCCTGCTTAGACGTGGATCTCAAGCTTGAACTTCAACATGAATACGAGACGGTATTTGAACCTGAAATAGAGTTGAAATCAGAGTATGTTGAATTTGACTCTGAATCTGAATTTGATAACGCTTCCCTGAGTCGATCCGAGCAGTGCGACTCAGAGATGAAAACAGAAGGTGTCCCCGGAGTACAGAACATTGCGGTTCACACGCCAATCAGGAGCACCCTGCAAACTAATCACGTTTATAAG tccattgaaaataaagttAAGCCTGCAATTTTAAAACAAGCACACAGAGCAACAAAAGAACCCAAAGCAGCAAAAGTGGGTATAATAGCTAGAGCGTACGCGGCTAAACAAGCTAAAGCAGCTTTAAAAGCTAGCGCAAATGCAGTCAAAGAAGTTAACGTAGCTTCAGAAGGagcaaataaaattatagaagcGAATGTAGCTTCAGATGAAACACATGCGGAAACACAAGGAAACATAGCTTCAGAAGCTAGCGATAATGCAGATAAAGAAGCAAATGAAGCTTGTACAACTGAAAACGCAAACGCAGCCGTGGAAAAGGAAAAGAAAAG AGAGAGTAAGAAGGCGGCGCGCGTGCGGTGCGGCATCTGTGATAAGCTACTATGCCACAACCGGAGTCTGCGGCAGCATTTCTATCT AATGCACGCCGAGATGAatccggtcaagtgcgagttgtGCCACAAACAGTTCCGCAACGCGGGTGTTCTCCACTACCACCACTGTCCGCAAAAAAAG GGCATCCCTCGGCCGAAGCCGACGCAGCACTGCGAGGAGTGCGGGGTGCAGTTCCCGAGCCGCGCGCAGTACAAGGCGCACCTGCAGACCCTCAAGCACACGCCCAGGGACCTCTACAA GTTCGAGTGTGAAGTGTGCAAGAAGCGGTTCCGGTACAAGCACTGGATGCGCGACCACGTCGACTGGATACACCGAGGGCTG AAAAAGTACTCGTGCGAGCGCTGCGACTCCTCATTCGGGGCGTTCACGTCGCTGCGGCGCCACGTGGCGCGCGCGCACgaccgcgccgccgcgccgcgcgacaCGCACGTCTGCGACCTCTGCGGGAAGACTTTCAAG GTGAAGAAGTCACTCGAGGAGCACCAGCTGACGCACTACGGGCTGCGGCCGTTCGCGTGCGGCGCCTGCCCCGCCGCCTTCTCGTACCGCGCCGCGCTCTACACGCACACGCGGCTCAAGCACCGCGGCGGCAAGAGGAAGAGGCAGCTGCTGCAGGAACGGACCGAACACCAGCGGGAGAACAGCGGGGGAGAGGAGGGACGAGATGACGAACAGACGGATGAAGATGAAACTCCACAATACTTGGAATTTACATTTGATGACTGA